The DNA region TGGTATCGCTGTACGCAAAGCTGGTGGCGCTGTTGGTGCCGCTGTGCTGAAAGCTCGGTTTCATTGTCCCGTACGTGCGCGGCCGGACGTGACCTGGGGGTCTCCTAGCGCGTCGGGTCCTCGCCGCGGTCCAGGGCCTTCCAGAGGTCCTCGGGCCGGTCCGGGTCGGGGGCGGTGCGGGCGGCCTTGCGGGGGCGGGGGGTGCCGTCCCGTTCGTACCGTCCCGACATGGTGGGCCAGAGCTTTCCGTAGCGCAGGGCGAGCAGCCCGGCGAGCAGGATCAGCAGGCCGCCGGCCGCGGTGACGTAGGGCCACGCGGTGTGGGCGAGCGCGTCGATGGTCGCCGAGGTGTCACCGGTCGACCGGGCCGCCATCTCGTCGAGCGCCGCGCTGTCGGAGGCGCCGAGGCAGGCGCTCAGTCCGGCGCCGAGGCCACTGAGGGCGAGGAGCCCGGCGACGATCAGCCGGGAGGCCCCGCGGACCGCGAAGACGGCGACGAGTGCGGCCAGGCCGACTATGGCGAGGGCCGCCGGGAGGCCGGTGACGTCCTGGCCGTCGGCGGTCAGCGGCAGCGAGCCGCCGCCGACGGACGCCCGGCCCTCGGCCCAGGTCTGGGTGGAGGCGAGCAGGACGACGGTGGCACCCGCCGCGCCGAGGAGCAGTCCGGAGGCCAGGCTGCGGCGGCTTCCCGGGGTGTCGGACGGGGCGGCGGCTCGGGCACGGGGCTGGGGTACGGGGACAGCACTCACGTACTCCACTATCCCCTACGGCCTCAGACCGGCCGGCAATCGGGGGGCGGCGTCACGGGGCTGGGTGCGTGCATCTGCGGCGTTGTCGTCAATCAACAACGCTCCGCGTTGCCTCGATCCTCCGCCTTGCAGCTGCACGCACCCAGCCCCGCTCCCTCTCCCACCCCCCGATTGCCGGTCGGTCTCAGTCGCCGCGGAGCCGGTTGGCCGTATGCACCGCGCGGAGCACCGCCGCGGCCTTGTTGCGGCATTCGGTGTCCTCGGCGACCGGGTCGGAGTCGGCGACGACGCCCGCTCCGGCCTGGACGTACGCCGTGCCGTCGCGGAGCAGGGCGGTGCGGATGGCGATGGCGGTGTCGGAGTCCCCGGCGAAGTCGAGATAGCCGACGCAGCCTCCGTACAGTCCGCGGCGGGTCGGTTCGAGCTCCTCGATGATCTGCATCGCGCGGGG from Streptomyces sp. NBC_01591 includes:
- a CDS encoding TIGR02234 family membrane protein; translated protein: MEYVSAVPVPQPRARAAAPSDTPGSRRSLASGLLLGAAGATVVLLASTQTWAEGRASVGGGSLPLTADGQDVTGLPAALAIVGLAALVAVFAVRGASRLIVAGLLALSGLGAGLSACLGASDSAALDEMAARSTGDTSATIDALAHTAWPYVTAAGGLLILLAGLLALRYGKLWPTMSGRYERDGTPRPRKAARTAPDPDRPEDLWKALDRGEDPTR